From Methylobacterium radiodurans, a single genomic window includes:
- the xth gene encoding exodeoxyribonuclease III, which produces MRISTWNVNSIKQRVGHLTAFLAEAEPDVVCLQELKCQDESVPRAEIEAAGYRVETLGQKAYNGVALLVRQPLVLTEVRRGLPGDEADVQARYIEGLVAGEGVAPVRVASIYLPNGNPVASEKFPYKLAFLERLRRHARALMDAEVPLVLAGDYNVIPQPEDAADPEAWREDALFRPESRAAFRMLLAEGLTDALRACDPRDGVYTFWDYQAGSWFRNFGIRIDHLLLSPQAADRLVSASVQKHLRGLEKPSDHVPVTVELLDA; this is translated from the coding sequence ATGCGGATCAGCACCTGGAACGTCAACTCGATCAAGCAGCGGGTCGGGCACCTCACGGCCTTCCTGGCGGAGGCCGAGCCCGACGTGGTCTGCCTGCAGGAGCTGAAGTGCCAGGACGAGTCCGTCCCCCGCGCCGAGATCGAGGCGGCGGGCTATCGCGTCGAGACGCTGGGGCAGAAGGCCTATAACGGCGTCGCGCTGCTGGTGCGCCAGCCGCTCGTGCTCACCGAGGTGCGGCGAGGGCTGCCGGGCGACGAGGCCGACGTGCAGGCGCGCTACATCGAGGGGCTGGTCGCGGGCGAGGGCGTCGCGCCCGTGCGGGTCGCCTCGATCTACCTGCCGAACGGCAACCCCGTGGCGAGCGAGAAATTCCCCTACAAGCTCGCCTTCCTGGAGCGCCTGCGCCGGCACGCCCGCGCGCTGATGGACGCCGAGGTGCCGCTGGTGCTGGCCGGCGACTACAATGTGATCCCGCAGCCCGAGGACGCCGCCGACCCCGAGGCGTGGCGGGAGGACGCGCTGTTCCGGCCGGAATCGCGTGCGGCCTTCCGGATGCTGCTCGCCGAAGGGCTCACCGACGCGCTCCGGGCCTGCGACCCGCGCGACGGGGTCTACACCTTCTGGGACTACCAAGCCGGCAGCTGGTTCCGGAACTTTGGGATTCGCATCGACCACCTGCTGCTCTCGCCCCAGGCCGCCGACCGGCTGGTCTCGGCCTCGGTCCAGAAGCACCTGCGCGGCCTGGAGAAGCCCTCCGACCACGTGCCGGTGACGGTGGAGCTACTGGACGCGTGA
- a CDS encoding acyl-CoA dehydrogenase family protein, translating to MRTIDHGQHQDIRDAVRALCAEFPPEYHRRVDEARGYPEAFVDALTRAGWMAALIPEAYGGSGLGLTEASVIMEEINRSGGNSGACHGQMYNMNTLVRHGSEAQRRHYLPRIAAGELRLQSMGVTEPTAGTDTTKIKTTAVRRGDRWVINGQKVWISRIQHSDLMILLARTTPLDQVAKKSEGLSIFLVDLHEARAKGMSVRPILNMVNHETNELFFDDLEIPAENLIGEEGQGFKYILTGLNAERALIAAECIGDGYWFIDKVTAYAKERTVFGRPIGQNQGVQFPIAESFIEVEAANLMRYEACRLYDAGEPCGAQANMAKYLAAKASWEAANACIQFHGGFGFAAEYDVERKFRETRLYQVAPISTNLILSYVAEHILGLPRSF from the coding sequence ATGCGGACGATCGACCACGGTCAGCACCAGGACATCCGCGACGCGGTGCGCGCGCTCTGCGCCGAGTTCCCGCCCGAGTACCACCGCCGGGTGGACGAGGCCCGCGGCTACCCGGAAGCCTTCGTCGATGCGCTGACCAGGGCCGGCTGGATGGCGGCCCTGATCCCGGAGGCCTACGGCGGCTCGGGCCTCGGCCTGACGGAAGCCTCCGTGATCATGGAGGAGATCAACCGCTCCGGCGGCAATTCCGGCGCCTGCCACGGGCAGATGTACAACATGAACACGCTGGTGCGGCACGGCTCCGAGGCGCAGCGCCGGCACTACCTGCCCAGGATCGCGGCAGGCGAACTGCGCCTGCAATCGATGGGCGTGACCGAGCCGACCGCCGGCACCGATACCACCAAGATCAAGACCACCGCCGTCCGCCGGGGCGACCGATGGGTGATCAACGGCCAGAAAGTCTGGATCTCGCGCATCCAGCACTCCGACCTGATGATCCTCCTGGCCCGCACCACGCCGCTCGATCAGGTCGCCAAGAAGTCGGAGGGGCTGTCGATCTTCCTCGTGGACCTGCACGAGGCGAGAGCGAAGGGCATGAGTGTCCGCCCGATTCTCAACATGGTCAACCACGAGACCAACGAGCTGTTCTTCGACGATCTCGAGATCCCGGCCGAGAACCTGATCGGCGAGGAAGGGCAAGGTTTCAAGTACATCCTCACCGGCCTCAACGCCGAGCGGGCGCTCATCGCGGCCGAGTGCATCGGCGACGGCTACTGGTTCATCGACAAGGTCACGGCGTATGCCAAGGAACGCACCGTGTTCGGCCGCCCGATCGGCCAGAACCAGGGCGTGCAGTTCCCGATCGCCGAGAGCTTCATCGAGGTCGAGGCGGCCAACCTCATGCGCTACGAGGCCTGCCGGCTCTACGACGCGGGCGAGCCCTGCGGGGCGCAGGCCAACATGGCGAAGTACCTCGCCGCCAAGGCGAGCTGGGAGGCGGCCAACGCCTGCATCCAGTTCCACGGCGGCTTCGGCTTCGCGGCCGAGTACGATGTCGAGCGCAAGTTCCGCGAGACGCGGCTCTACCAGGTCGCGCCGATCTCCACGAACCTGATCCTGTCGTACGTGGCCGAGCACATCCTCGGCCTGCCGCGCTCGTTCTGA